In the genome of Chryseobacterium arthrosphaerae, one region contains:
- a CDS encoding glycosyltransferase — MKPTISIVVAIYNRKDELFELLTSLTLQTDRAFEIIIVDDGSLIDLKPTVRNFEGSLDIKYFRKDNSGPGLTRNYGAARAANEWLVFVDSDVIVEKDYIEHIKNDILTIPCDAFGGADKAHKGFNLMQKAISYSMTSVFTTGGIRGSKKAVSKFQPRSFNMGVKKAVFEKVGGFSEMRIGEDPDLSMTLWENGYTTAFFDDIAVYHKRRVDFGKFSKQVYQFGCARPILNQRHPNYVKASFAFPTLFMLGYIMGFLEYFILGRGVILSFYGLYTFLVLFHALLLTKNISIAGMAVISTYIQMFSYGYGFLKSWILLNVFRMKPEEAFPHHYYKK, encoded by the coding sequence TTGAAGCCTACTATTTCCATTGTTGTTGCCATTTACAACCGAAAAGATGAACTTTTCGAGTTGCTGACCTCGTTGACCCTGCAGACTGACAGAGCTTTTGAAATCATTATCGTAGATGACGGTTCTCTGATCGATCTGAAACCTACGGTCAGGAATTTTGAAGGCAGCCTGGATATTAAATATTTCAGAAAAGATAACTCGGGTCCGGGACTTACCAGAAATTACGGTGCAGCAAGAGCTGCCAACGAATGGCTGGTGTTCGTAGACAGTGATGTGATCGTAGAGAAAGATTATATTGAACATATTAAAAATGATATCCTTACTATTCCCTGTGATGCATTCGGGGGAGCAGATAAAGCGCATAAAGGATTTAATCTGATGCAGAAAGCTATTTCCTATTCTATGACCTCTGTGTTTACAACAGGAGGAATAAGGGGAAGTAAGAAAGCCGTTTCGAAATTCCAGCCCAGAAGTTTTAATATGGGAGTGAAGAAAGCTGTTTTTGAAAAAGTAGGAGGATTTTCAGAGATGAGAATAGGGGAGGATCCGGATCTTTCGATGACCCTTTGGGAAAACGGATATACAACAGCCTTTTTTGATGATATTGCAGTATACCATAAACGCAGGGTAGATTTTGGGAAATTCTCCAAACAGGTTTACCAGTTCGGTTGTGCAAGGCCTATCCTTAATCAGAGGCATCCGAATTACGTAAAGGCTTCCTTTGCTTTTCCTACCTTATTTATGCTGGGATATATTATGGGCTTTTTAGAATATTTTATTTTGGGAAGAGGCGTAATTCTTTCTTTCTATGGGCTGTATACTTTTCTGGTGCTGTTCCACGCCCTTCTGCTGACCAAAAATATAAGTATTGCAGGGATGGCGGTTATTTCCACCTATATTCAGATGTTTTCCTATGGATATGGATTCCTAAAATCCTGGATTTTGCTGAATGTGTTCAGAATGAAACCTGAGGAGGCTTTTCCGCATCATTATTATAAAAAATAA
- a CDS encoding OmpP1/FadL family transporter, with product MSISAAFFAQAQDVSIIRNTVEAYSTTPMVGSAKFNAMAGSNGALGGDANSLLTNPAGLGVAISGEVSGTLSVSGNKNSSTLAGSTIDYSKTRGDLGNAGGIIAFQLMTESAWKFINIGINFSNQSLDNVIQSPGNSNVVYYTDLNDPTTGRSLTGHNYERYGNLSKMSFGVGANYNHSLYIGAGLNFFNASVDQYDRLFYRPLQTDNIEEYRKQDTPFFERSTGFSASLGVIGKLSPNFRLGASLETPTFWNIDRTYDFYNDPVYGDDRGAESRKFTSPLKATVSAAFVASKNFSLNVDYTLGLTKPDYKVYGSAERELNDFFKDNYKNLSEVRVGAEYRVQQFRLRGGYAYQSSPFDALTISRFNADGDAGDQSYSNLMLNDRNTLSLGIGYDFKSFYIDASYQNITSKYSNPFMRGYIGDNFDSAYYSRTGIFESDSYAVSDVKNTRNNFFLTVGWKF from the coding sequence ATGAGTATTTCTGCTGCATTTTTTGCACAGGCTCAGGATGTTTCTATCATCAGAAATACTGTAGAGGCTTATTCAACTACTCCTATGGTGGGATCAGCCAAGTTTAATGCAATGGCCGGATCAAATGGGGCGTTAGGAGGTGATGCAAACTCCCTGCTGACTAACCCTGCGGGATTGGGAGTTGCTATTTCAGGAGAGGTTTCCGGAACTTTATCTGTTTCAGGAAATAAAAACAGCAGTACCCTGGCGGGATCTACAATAGATTATAGCAAAACAAGAGGCGACCTGGGAAATGCAGGTGGAATTATCGCTTTCCAGCTGATGACGGAATCTGCATGGAAGTTTATTAATATCGGTATTAATTTCTCTAATCAGTCCCTTGATAATGTAATACAGTCTCCCGGTAATAGTAATGTAGTGTATTATACGGATCTTAATGACCCTACTACAGGAAGATCTCTGACAGGACATAACTACGAAAGATACGGGAATCTGTCTAAAATGAGTTTTGGGGTAGGTGCTAACTATAATCACAGCCTTTATATCGGGGCAGGATTGAACTTTTTCAATGCTTCGGTGGATCAGTATGACCGGTTATTCTACAGACCGCTTCAAACTGACAATATAGAAGAATACAGAAAGCAGGATACCCCTTTCTTTGAAAGGTCTACAGGTTTTTCAGCATCCCTTGGGGTAATCGGAAAACTGAGTCCTAATTTCAGACTTGGTGCTTCCCTCGAAACGCCTACATTCTGGAATATAGACCGAACATATGATTTCTATAACGACCCTGTGTATGGTGATGACAGAGGCGCTGAAAGCCGAAAGTTTACTTCACCGCTTAAAGCTACAGTGAGTGCTGCTTTTGTAGCCAGCAAAAACTTCTCTTTGAACGTAGACTATACCTTAGGACTTACAAAGCCTGATTATAAGGTATATGGATCTGCAGAAAGAGAACTGAATGACTTCTTTAAAGATAATTACAAAAATCTTTCAGAAGTAAGAGTAGGAGCGGAATATAGAGTACAGCAGTTCAGACTGAGAGGAGGATATGCTTACCAGTCGAGTCCGTTTGATGCCCTTACGATCAGTAGATTTAATGCAGACGGGGATGCAGGTGATCAGTCTTACAGCAACCTGATGCTGAATGACAGAAATACACTTTCATTGGGTATCGGTTATGATTTCAAATCATTCTATATTGATGCCTCTTATCAGAATATAACATCTAAATATAGCAACCCTTTTATGAGAGGTTATATCGGTGATAATTTTGATTCTGCTTATTATTCCAGAACCGGAATTTTCGAAAGTGATTCTTATGCTGTAAGCGATGTTAAAAACACCAGAAACAATTTCTTCCTTACCGTAGGATGGAAATTCTAA
- the proS gene encoding proline--tRNA ligase: protein MAKLTSRSEDYSKWYNELVVKADLAENSGVRGCMVIKPYGYAIWEKMRDEMDKKFKETGHVNAYFPLFVPKSLFEAEEKNAEGFAKECAVVTHYRLKTDPDNPSKLIVDPDAKLEEELIVRPTSEAIIWNTYKNWIQSYRDLPILINQWANVVRWEMRTRLFLRTAEFLWQEGHTAHATKEEAVEEAEKMNKVYADFAENFMAIPVIQGLKTPSERFAGADETYCIEALMQDGKALQAGTSHFLGQNFAKAFDVKFTNKEGKIEHAWATSWGTSTRLMGALIMTHSDDFGLVLPPTLAPIQVVIVPIFKGEEQLAQISEVALDIQAKLRAKGISVKFDNDTQNKPGWKFAEYELKGVPVRIAMGPRDLENKSVEIARRDNLTKEVRSIEGLDSYIEELLQTIQQDIFNKALNFRKDNITKVDSYEEFKKVLEEKGGFIYAHWDGTAEEEEQIKEETKATIRCIPLDDDVEEGVSLLSGKPSRRRVLFAKAY from the coding sequence ATGGCAAAATTAACCTCAAGAAGCGAAGATTACAGCAAATGGTATAATGAGCTTGTTGTAAAAGCTGACTTAGCTGAAAATTCAGGTGTGCGGGGATGTATGGTAATCAAACCGTACGGCTATGCAATCTGGGAAAAAATGCGTGATGAAATGGATAAGAAATTCAAAGAAACAGGTCACGTAAACGCATACTTCCCGCTTTTTGTGCCCAAAAGCTTGTTTGAGGCAGAGGAGAAAAATGCGGAAGGTTTTGCAAAAGAATGTGCGGTAGTTACACACTACAGACTAAAAACAGATCCGGACAACCCTTCAAAACTTATTGTAGACCCGGATGCCAAACTGGAAGAAGAGCTTATTGTACGTCCTACTTCTGAGGCAATTATCTGGAATACCTATAAAAACTGGATTCAATCTTACAGAGATTTACCGATACTGATCAACCAATGGGCCAACGTTGTACGTTGGGAAATGAGAACCCGTCTTTTCCTTAGAACAGCAGAATTCTTATGGCAGGAAGGGCATACTGCTCACGCTACAAAAGAAGAAGCTGTAGAAGAAGCTGAAAAGATGAATAAGGTATATGCCGATTTTGCAGAAAACTTTATGGCTATTCCGGTTATTCAGGGATTGAAAACACCGTCTGAGAGATTTGCAGGTGCTGATGAAACGTATTGTATTGAAGCATTGATGCAGGACGGGAAAGCGCTTCAGGCAGGAACTTCTCATTTTTTAGGTCAGAATTTTGCCAAAGCATTTGATGTAAAATTCACCAACAAAGAAGGAAAAATAGAGCATGCATGGGCAACTTCATGGGGAACATCAACCCGTCTGATGGGAGCTTTGATCATGACCCACTCTGATGATTTCGGACTGGTATTGCCTCCTACCCTGGCTCCTATCCAAGTAGTGATTGTTCCTATCTTCAAAGGAGAAGAGCAGTTAGCACAGATCAGTGAAGTGGCTCTTGACATTCAGGCTAAGCTGAGAGCAAAAGGAATTTCTGTGAAATTTGACAATGATACTCAAAATAAACCGGGATGGAAATTTGCAGAATATGAACTGAAAGGAGTTCCTGTAAGAATTGCCATGGGACCAAGAGACCTTGAAAATAAATCTGTTGAAATTGCAAGAAGAGACAACCTTACCAAAGAAGTACGTTCTATTGAAGGTCTTGATTCTTACATCGAAGAATTGCTGCAAACAATTCAGCAGGATATCTTCAACAAGGCACTGAATTTCAGAAAAGACAATATTACAAAGGTTGATTCTTATGAAGAATTCAAGAAAGTTCTGGAAGAGAAAGGAGGCTTCATCTATGCGCACTGGGATGGTACCGCTGAAGAGGAAGAGCAGATCAAGGAAGAAACAAAAGCAACGATCAGATGTATTCCTCTGGATGATGATGTAGAAGAAGGCGTATCACTGCTCTCCGGAAAACCTTCCAGAAGACGTGTATTATTCGCAAAAGCGTACTAA
- a CDS encoding prolyl-tRNA synthetase, producing the protein MKRNIHKNLLGLLKSKGVLAISGGLLLVSCGAQMGGYSETDGVYYDPNKDTLPEGVIINDSGNRVGEYYDYYQDSNVIQNAEANSREQQNRYNEWSGTNPNWGSNATDSDWGMYAGSQTNYYDNSWGWGSPWGWYGGYNPYWGWNRGWGWGGSLSWGWGGSFGWGWGGSFGWGSPYWGYSPYWGGYYDPFWGGYYGSPWGYGGYWGGGYYAPVYRRSGASGRGFVNPGIGNAVYRTNTANSGFRNNNGFRDTNNGGFRNGNSGGFRDSNSNGGFRNGNSGGFRQQGNTGGFRSGNSGGFRNTQSNGGFRNSVPQSRPDYQQPSQPRYNNGGFRSNDSGGFRSSGGFNSGGGFRGGSGGGGGFRSGGGGRGGFR; encoded by the coding sequence ATGAAAAGAAATATACATAAAAATTTGCTTGGGCTGCTAAAATCCAAAGGGGTTCTGGCAATATCAGGCGGATTATTGCTTGTGTCTTGTGGTGCTCAGATGGGAGGGTATAGCGAGACCGATGGGGTGTATTATGACCCCAACAAGGATACGCTACCTGAAGGAGTTATCATCAATGATAGCGGAAACAGAGTAGGTGAATATTATGACTACTATCAGGATTCCAATGTGATTCAGAATGCAGAGGCGAATTCCAGAGAGCAGCAAAACAGATATAACGAATGGAGCGGAACCAATCCGAACTGGGGCTCCAATGCTACAGACTCTGACTGGGGGATGTATGCCGGTTCACAAACCAATTATTATGACAATTCATGGGGATGGGGATCTCCTTGGGGCTGGTACGGTGGCTATAACCCATATTGGGGCTGGAACCGTGGCTGGGGCTGGGGTGGAAGTCTGTCCTGGGGTTGGGGTGGTTCATTCGGCTGGGGCTGGGGAGGCTCTTTCGGATGGGGTAGCCCTTACTGGGGATATTCTCCTTATTGGGGAGGATACTATGATCCGTTCTGGGGCGGCTACTATGGAAGTCCTTGGGGATACGGCGGCTACTGGGGTGGTGGCTATTATGCCCCTGTATACAGAAGAAGCGGAGCGAGCGGAAGAGGTTTCGTGAACCCTGGAATAGGAAATGCTGTTTACAGAACGAATACGGCTAATTCAGGATTTAGAAATAATAACGGTTTCAGAGATACCAACAACGGAGGCTTTAGAAATGGTAATTCCGGTGGTTTCAGAGACTCTAATTCGAATGGAGGATTCAGAAACGGCAATTCTGGAGGATTCAGACAGCAGGGAAATACCGGAGGCTTTAGAAGCGGTAACTCAGGAGGTTTCAGAAATACTCAGTCCAACGGAGGATTCCGTAATTCTGTTCCTCAGTCAAGACCAGATTATCAGCAGCCATCACAGCCAAGATATAATAACGGAGGCTTCAGATCCAATGATTCTGGAGGTTTCAGATCCAGCGGAGGCTTTAATTCCGGTGGTGGCTTCAGAGGAGGTTCCGGCGGCGGTGGCGGTTTCAGATCCGGTGGCGGAGGCAGAGGTGGCTTCAGGTAA
- a CDS encoding branched-chain amino acid ABC transporter substrate-binding protein, with amino-acid sequence MGWNLLDVFGFIFDAIELLSSNSSSRFRSTSDRKNLNYDEKPQKQEPKRSQYFTEKVSAMFIAAAALSFFMVFKDPLPAENYRQTLAVACIIGLGIAFLLFFILHVMELYYFKNLFKLLLFSSSVIAFCISLVLCIYFKSGIFI; translated from the coding sequence ATGGGCTGGAATCTTCTCGATGTATTTGGTTTTATTTTCGATGCGATAGAACTTTTAAGTTCTAATTCCAGTTCTCGTTTCCGTTCAACGTCAGACCGGAAAAATCTGAATTACGATGAGAAGCCACAAAAACAGGAGCCGAAGAGATCTCAATATTTTACAGAGAAAGTGAGTGCTATGTTTATTGCAGCAGCGGCATTATCTTTTTTTATGGTTTTTAAAGATCCGCTTCCGGCGGAAAATTATAGACAGACTTTGGCAGTCGCTTGCATCATCGGGTTGGGAATTGCATTTTTGCTGTTTTTTATTCTGCATGTGATGGAGCTTTATTATTTTAAAAACCTTTTTAAACTGCTTCTTTTTAGCAGCTCGGTAATTGCTTTTTGTATTTCGTTGGTCCTGTGTATTTATTTTAAGTCGGGAATATTTATTTAA
- a CDS encoding Nramp family divalent metal transporter: MNFNIKSAWRKDKTSHSLSEVYSSIKVPKKASFWRKYLAFAGPGLMVAVGYMDPGNWATDIAGGAQFGYTLLSVILISNIFAMVLQHLSVKLGVVAERDLAQACRDHFSPTTNFILWVFCEIAIAACDLAEVIGSAIALNLLFHIPLTWGIVITTVDVLVILLLQAKGFRWIESIVGGLIFIILACFVYEIVISQPAFNEILGGLVPQKEIIQNPAMLYIAIGILGATVMPHNLYLHSSIVQTRDYTRDREGKKEAIKFATLDSTVSLMLAFFINAAILILAAATFHTTGNEHVADIHDAYKMLTPILGASMASIAFAIALLASGQNSTLTGTLAGQIVMEGFLNIRLKPWLRRLITRLIAVVPALIVAILYGEQGTTELLVLSQVILSMQLSFAVVPLVMFTNDKAKMGEFVNKPFLKVCVWIISVIIIILNLYLLYQTFTGE; the protein is encoded by the coding sequence ATGAATTTCAATATAAAAAGCGCCTGGCGAAAAGATAAAACATCCCACTCCCTATCGGAAGTCTATTCTTCTATAAAAGTACCTAAAAAAGCAAGTTTTTGGAGGAAGTATCTTGCTTTTGCAGGCCCCGGACTTATGGTAGCAGTAGGCTATATGGATCCAGGGAACTGGGCTACGGATATTGCCGGAGGAGCGCAGTTCGGGTATACGTTACTTTCAGTGATCCTTATATCCAATATTTTTGCGATGGTTTTACAGCATCTATCTGTTAAGCTCGGAGTTGTTGCCGAAAGAGATCTTGCACAGGCCTGCAGGGATCACTTCAGTCCTACCACAAATTTTATCCTCTGGGTATTCTGTGAAATAGCGATTGCCGCCTGTGATCTCGCCGAGGTCATTGGTTCTGCCATTGCCTTAAACCTCTTATTTCATATTCCGCTGACATGGGGAATCGTGATTACAACCGTTGATGTTCTTGTCATTCTTTTGCTTCAGGCTAAAGGATTCCGTTGGATAGAAAGTATCGTCGGCGGACTTATCTTTATCATTCTGGCTTGTTTTGTCTACGAAATTGTGATTTCTCAACCTGCATTCAACGAAATTCTTGGGGGATTGGTTCCGCAAAAGGAAATTATTCAGAACCCTGCAATGCTGTATATTGCCATAGGAATTCTGGGAGCCACCGTTATGCCGCATAATCTTTACCTTCACAGCAGTATTGTTCAGACCAGAGACTATACCCGTGACAGGGAAGGAAAAAAAGAAGCAATAAAATTTGCCACTTTAGACAGTACGGTTTCCCTGATGCTCGCATTCTTCATCAATGCGGCAATTCTTATCCTGGCAGCAGCAACTTTTCATACCACAGGCAATGAACATGTCGCAGATATTCACGATGCCTATAAAATGCTGACTCCTATTTTAGGGGCTTCAATGGCAAGTATTGCTTTTGCAATTGCTTTACTGGCATCCGGTCAGAACTCAACACTTACCGGTACCCTTGCAGGACAGATCGTGATGGAGGGATTCCTCAACATCAGATTAAAACCATGGCTCCGAAGACTGATCACAAGACTTATTGCAGTAGTTCCCGCACTGATTGTAGCGATTCTCTATGGAGAACAGGGCACCACAGAATTATTGGTTTTAAGCCAGGTTATCCTCTCTATGCAGCTGAGTTTTGCTGTTGTTCCCTTGGTGATGTTTACGAATGACAAGGCGAAAATGGGGGAATTCGTCAACAAGCCTTTTCTGAAAGTCTGTGTATGGATTATTTCCGTTATTATCATTATTTTAAATCTTTATCTGCTGTATCAGACATTCACGGGAGAGTAA
- a CDS encoding class I SAM-dependent DNA methyltransferase produces MEWFESWFDTPYYHLLYSNRDYTEAENFITKLTADLQLPPQSKIIDLACGKGRHSVFLNKLGYDVLGLDLSRQSIESDKQYENQTLIFDVHDMRNPIDADPMDAVFNLFTSFGYFDNENDDRKVFQSVYNVLKPGGYFVLDYLNEEYVRKNLVSETVVTRGDIDFKILKKIEGRHVIKDIRFETEGKPYHFFEKVKLHTLEAIHAYASECGFERIKIWGDYQLNEFNKDTSPRCINLFKKK; encoded by the coding sequence ATGGAATGGTTTGAATCTTGGTTTGATACCCCTTATTATCATTTGCTCTATAGCAACAGAGACTATACTGAAGCAGAAAACTTCATCACAAAACTTACTGCAGACCTGCAGCTTCCGCCTCAGTCTAAAATCATAGATCTTGCCTGTGGTAAAGGAAGACACTCTGTTTTTCTCAATAAATTAGGATACGATGTTTTGGGCCTTGACCTTTCAAGACAGAGTATTGAATCTGACAAACAGTATGAAAATCAGACGCTGATTTTTGACGTTCATGATATGAGAAACCCGATTGATGCAGATCCTATGGACGCTGTTTTCAATCTGTTTACAAGCTTTGGATATTTTGACAATGAAAATGACGACAGAAAAGTTTTCCAGTCGGTGTACAATGTCCTGAAGCCCGGAGGATATTTTGTTCTGGATTATCTGAATGAAGAATATGTAAGAAAAAACTTAGTTTCGGAAACAGTGGTTACCCGCGGGGATATAGATTTTAAAATTCTGAAAAAAATCGAAGGCAGACATGTGATCAAGGACATCCGTTTTGAAACGGAAGGTAAACCTTATCATTTCTTTGAAAAGGTGAAACTTCATACTTTGGAGGCCATTCATGCCTATGCATCAGAATGTGGCTTTGAAAGAATTAAAATCTGGGGTGATTATCAGTTGAATGAATTTAACAAGGATACTTCCCCACGATGCATCAATTTATTTAAGAAAAAATAA
- a CDS encoding THUMP domain-containing class I SAM-dependent RNA methyltransferase, whose product MDIENLQIQIKTFFGLEQILAEEIKKLGGRKVEIKNRAVNCEGDLGFLYKINYSARTALKILVPIHEFKAFNQHQFYDRLFKFDWAEFMDVDQSFSIDATVNSETFKHSQFVTLKMKDAIVDYFQDKFKRRPNVETRNPDIKFHLHIDRELVMISMDSSGDPLFKRGYRREQGEAPINEVLASGMLQLAGWDGKGNFLDPMCGSGTLLIEAAMIAMDLPAQIFRKRFGFQNWKNYDADLFSKIKEFRVNRIRQFDGKIVGYDIDARMLNAARMNVEAAEMEDVIEIRKQNFFDSKKELFPLLMVFNPPYDERISINDDDFYKKIGDTFKTSYPNTLAWLISSDLEAVKKIGLRPSRKIKLFNGKLETRFLQYEMYEGTKKIHKIEGNK is encoded by the coding sequence ATGGATATAGAAAATCTACAGATACAGATAAAAACATTCTTCGGACTGGAGCAGATTCTTGCAGAAGAAATAAAGAAATTAGGCGGAAGAAAGGTTGAAATAAAAAACAGGGCGGTAAATTGTGAAGGCGATCTTGGTTTCCTTTATAAGATCAATTACTCTGCAAGAACAGCATTAAAAATTTTAGTGCCGATTCATGAATTTAAAGCTTTTAATCAACACCAGTTTTATGACAGGCTGTTCAAGTTTGACTGGGCGGAATTTATGGATGTTGACCAGTCTTTCTCCATTGATGCTACGGTAAACTCTGAAACGTTCAAGCATTCCCAGTTTGTGACGTTGAAAATGAAGGATGCTATTGTAGATTATTTCCAGGATAAGTTCAAAAGACGTCCGAATGTAGAAACAAGAAACCCGGATATCAAATTTCATCTTCATATTGACAGGGAGTTGGTAATGATCTCCATGGATTCTTCAGGTGACCCGCTATTCAAAAGAGGGTACAGAAGAGAACAGGGGGAAGCTCCGATCAATGAAGTGCTGGCGAGCGGTATGCTTCAGCTTGCAGGCTGGGATGGAAAAGGGAATTTCCTGGATCCTATGTGCGGTTCAGGAACATTATTGATTGAAGCGGCTATGATTGCGATGGATCTTCCTGCACAGATTTTCAGAAAGAGATTCGGATTCCAGAACTGGAAAAATTATGATGCAGACCTGTTTTCTAAAATTAAAGAATTCAGGGTCAACAGAATCAGACAGTTTGATGGTAAAATTGTTGGCTATGACATTGATGCAAGAATGCTGAATGCTGCCAGAATGAATGTAGAGGCCGCTGAAATGGAAGATGTGATTGAGATCAGAAAACAGAATTTCTTTGATTCTAAGAAAGAACTTTTCCCATTGCTGATGGTATTCAATCCGCCGTATGATGAGAGAATCTCTATTAATGATGATGATTTCTACAAGAAAATAGGAGACACCTTTAAAACAAGTTATCCGAACACATTGGCATGGCTGATCTCTTCTGATCTGGAAGCGGTGAAAAAGATTGGTCTGCGTCCTTCAAGAAAGATCAAGCTTTTCAACGGAAAGCTCGAAACGAGATTCTTACAGTACGAAATGTATGAAGGAACGAAGAAAATACATAAAATAGAAGGAAATAAATAA
- a CDS encoding OmpA family protein: MSLNVIDLIKGQLGPALVSQAAAQFGESESGISKAIGGLLPAVVGGLANNADNPGVVDAITKASSSGILGNLLGGSSNNPLITSLLSSLFGDKIGGLVNSIASFSGISNNSAGSLLNLVTGATVGTVGKYAADNNLGASGISSLLNDQKGIVSSLLPAGLSLASFGLGAENWFGQAKETVSSVASTTRDNIAEDVATARENVTERAREVREQFENNNNNNQGGGSIWKWLLPLLLLIAAAYFLWKQCEKKETTTTTTTTSDSASTGSTADTASVTGTGTATPAPATAKTDENIDLNGVMLKGYKGGMEDQMIAFLKSDGYKNAADDSALKDKWYDFDHVNFKIGKSNELEAGSQGQLDNLVAILKAFPDAKIKIGGYTDKTGDEAKNVKLSKERAEYIKAALVKAGVGAQVLEAEGYGSKFAKVDASASDAERAADRKMAVRFAK; encoded by the coding sequence ATGTCTTTAAATGTCATTGATTTAATTAAAGGACAATTAGGTCCCGCTTTGGTTTCACAGGCTGCAGCTCAGTTTGGAGAAAGCGAATCAGGAATTTCTAAAGCAATTGGTGGCTTATTACCTGCCGTGGTAGGTGGATTGGCCAATAACGCAGACAACCCTGGCGTTGTGGATGCTATTACGAAAGCCTCTTCAAGTGGTATCTTGGGAAATTTATTAGGTGGATCATCTAATAATCCTCTCATCACCAGTTTACTGTCTTCACTTTTTGGAGATAAGATAGGCGGACTAGTCAATTCCATTGCCAGTTTTTCAGGAATCAGCAACAACTCTGCGGGTTCTTTGTTAAACCTGGTTACCGGGGCTACAGTAGGTACTGTGGGAAAATATGCAGCAGACAATAATTTGGGTGCTTCAGGTATTTCCAGCCTGCTGAATGATCAGAAAGGCATTGTCTCTTCTTTGCTGCCGGCAGGTCTTTCTCTGGCTTCCTTCGGATTAGGGGCTGAAAACTGGTTCGGTCAGGCTAAGGAAACTGTTTCATCAGTAGCTTCCACTACCAGAGACAATATCGCTGAAGATGTTGCCACTGCAAGAGAAAATGTTACTGAAAGAGCAAGAGAAGTAAGAGAACAATTTGAAAATAACAACAATAATAATCAAGGCGGAGGTTCAATCTGGAAATGGTTGCTTCCGCTTTTATTATTGATTGCAGCTGCCTATTTCCTATGGAAGCAATGTGAGAAAAAAGAAACAACTACCACTACCACAACTACATCTGACTCAGCAAGCACCGGATCTACTGCAGATACAGCTTCTGTAACCGGAACCGGAACTGCAACGCCAGCTCCAGCCACTGCAAAAACTGATGAAAACATTGACCTGAACGGAGTAATGTTGAAAGGTTACAAAGGAGGAATGGAAGACCAGATGATTGCATTCCTGAAATCTGACGGCTATAAAAATGCAGCAGACGATTCAGCATTGAAAGATAAGTGGTATGATTTTGACCATGTGAATTTCAAAATTGGAAAATCCAATGAGCTGGAAGCAGGATCGCAAGGTCAGCTTGATAATCTGGTAGCAATTCTTAAAGCTTTCCCTGATGCTAAAATTAAAATCGGTGGTTATACTGATAAGACAGGAGACGAAGCGAAAAACGTAAAACTATCCAAAGAAAGAGCTGAATACATCAAAGCTGCTTTAGTAAAAGCAGGAGTTGGTGCTCAGGTACTGGAAGCTGAAGGATATGGAAGTAAATTTGCTAAAGTAGATGCATCAGCATCTGATGCAGAAAGAGCTGCCGACAGAAAAATGGCAGTAAGATTTGCTAAATAA
- a CDS encoding ZIP family metal transporter, with protein sequence MTVLLLILSVITGVFLGKYFGKKEKLAKNLLILSAGFLITICLNEVFPQVYTSEAGSSLGIFVIAGVLLQMILEALTKGFEHGHFHHHNEHNILPFALMAGLFVHAFIEGIPLANEEHALSPYLLGIVFHNLPISFILGAFLFNGKKDSKSSSYPSLLIVALFALASPMGMLLGNYFNPDLQPYFLAIVGGIFLHISSVIIFESNKNHNIDWVKIGLVVLGVSLALVMHLFHQHPVAHSH encoded by the coding sequence ATAACAGTACTTTTACTGATTTTAAGTGTCATCACAGGAGTATTCCTGGGCAAATACTTTGGTAAAAAAGAGAAACTGGCCAAAAATCTTTTGATATTGAGTGCCGGTTTTTTGATTACGATCTGCCTCAATGAGGTTTTTCCGCAGGTCTACACTTCTGAAGCGGGCAGCAGCCTCGGGATATTCGTGATTGCAGGGGTACTTCTTCAGATGATCCTGGAGGCCCTTACCAAAGGTTTTGAACACGGGCACTTCCATCATCATAATGAGCATAATATCCTTCCTTTTGCTTTAATGGCAGGCTTATTTGTACATGCCTTTATTGAAGGAATTCCTCTTGCCAATGAAGAGCATGCGCTTTCACCCTATCTTTTGGGAATTGTATTTCACAATCTCCCTATTTCTTTCATTCTTGGGGCGTTTTTATTCAATGGTAAAAAAGACTCAAAAAGCTCATCATATCCTTCCCTGCTGATTGTAGCACTTTTCGCCCTGGCATCTCCTATGGGAATGCTGCTGGGAAATTATTTCAATCCGGATCTCCAGCCTTATTTTCTGGCGATCGTCGGCGGGATCTTCCTGCATATTTCATCAGTGATTATATTTGAAAGCAATAAAAACCACAATATCGACTGGGTAAAAATAGGACTGGTTGTTTTAGGCGTTTCACTGGCTCTGGTGATGCATCTTTTTCATCAGCATCCCGTTGCCCATTCCCATTAA